A genomic window from Silene latifolia isolate original U9 population chromosome Y, ASM4854445v1, whole genome shotgun sequence includes:
- the LOC141632512 gene encoding uncharacterized protein LOC141632512, whose protein sequence is MGKTNLSNDEKDSIAHFLLVNSEKGVPFKGKISEAARKWDVTRKTISVWWSREKLKVADGEMIHLPSARVGNTNSRRVYIDKEKMKNLPVKHRSSIDKLAKKLGVGYGTVQRWVKQKKIRKHTNAIKPSLTDSNKLQRLIFSLSSIFVERNSGVVKFKDMSLKIHIDEKWFYITKTTDSFYILEEEEPPYRSCQSKRFITKVMFMCAVCRPLYGDNGELIFDGKLGIFPFIEEVPAARTSKNRQAGTLETKPTTSVTKQVIKDCLINKIIPAIKAKWPENASKDIWIQQDNARPHISDNDPDFRVAANSDVATTTVLELVGAVEDAFVQHVHKKLNFNFLTLQTVIIEIMKCKGHNNFSIPHMRKRVLERLGILPRDLIVEEDLVKECLTYLDEQGQGVVLPHLRGEMQQLISGGVLGEVAVLEA, encoded by the exons ATGGGGAAGACTAATTTGAGCAATGACGAAAAGGACTCTATTGCTCATTTTCTTCTGGTTAACTCAGAAAAAGGAGTCCCTTTCAAAGGGAAGATTTCAGAAGCTGCTAGAAAATGGGACGTAACCAGGAAAACCATCTCGGTGTGGTGGAGTCGAGAAAAACTCAAAGTTGCTGATGGTGAAATGATACATTTACCATCAGCTCGAGTTGGTAACACAAATTCAAGAAGAGTTTACATCGACAAGGAGAAGATGAAGAACTTACCTGTGAAACATCGTTCAAGTATTGATAAACTTGCAAAGAAGCTTGGAGTTGGGTATGGAACAGTTCAGCGATGGGTTAAAcagaaaaagatacgaaaacatACCAATGCAATAAAGCCAAGTTTAACCGATTCCAACAAGCTACAAAGGCTCATCTTCTCACTTTCATCCATATTTGTTGAGAGAAATTCAGGTGTGGTGAAATTCAAAGACATGTCTCTAAAAATCCACATCGACGAAAAATGGTTTTACATAACAAAGACAACAGACAGCTTCTACATTCTTGAAGAGGAAGAACCTCCATATCGATCTTGTCAGTCAAAGCGATTCATAACCAAAGTTATGTTTATGTGCGCTGTTTGTAGACCATTGTATGGGGACAATGGAGAACTAATATTCGATGGGAAACTTGGAATATTTCCCTTTATCGAAGAGGTGCCGGCAGCAAGAACAAGCAAAAATAGGCAGGCTGGTACATTAGAGACTAAACCAACTACCTCAGTCACAAAACAAGTTATCAAGGACTGCCTCATCAACAAAATTATCCCAGCCATCAAGGCAAAATGGCCAGAAAACGCAAGTAAAGACATATGGATTCAACAAGATAATGCAAGGCCTCATATTTCAGACAACGATCCGGATTTTAGAGTTGCTGCCAACTCAGACG TGGCAACCACTACAGTTCTTGAATTAGTGGGTGCAGTAGAGGATGCCTTTGTACAACATGTTCACAAAAAGTTGAACTTCAACTTCCTTACACTACAAACTGTCATAATTGAAATCATGAAATGCAAAGGGCACAACAACTTTAGCATACCTCACATGAGGAAGCGTGTCCTTGAAAGGCTTGGCATACTCCCTAGGGACTTAATTGTTGAAGAGGATTTGGTAAAGGAATGCTTAACCTACTTGGATGAACAAGGTCAAGGAGTAGTCCTACCTCATCTAAGGGGAGAAATGCAACAACTAATTTCAGGGGGTGTGTTAGGGGAAGTAGCTGTTCTTGAAGCATGA
- the LOC141633195 gene encoding uncharacterized protein LOC141633195 — protein sequence MEEHPASKAIKKLAKDARAKRKAMTNEEKRPYMDRAAQLKVEHEKTMEDIMLRKKSDLLICKLRNCAMKMHRSLDREPEECRIKSIFGLSGIVKFGF from the exons ATGGAGGAGCACCCTGCTTCCAAGGCTATTAAGAAGCTTGCTAAGGATGCTAGGGCTAAAAGGAAGGCCATGACCAATGAG GAAAAGAGGCCCTATATGGACAGAGCAGCACAACTGAAGGTGGAGCATGAGAAAACCATGGAGGATATAATGCTCAGAAAGAAGAG TGATCTGCTGATTTGCAAGCTGCGGAATTGTGCGATGAAGATGCATAGGTCTTTGGACAGGGAACCTGAAGAATGTCGAATTAAAAGTATTTTCGGATTATCAGGAATTGTAAAGTTTGGCTTTTAA